The Comamonas sp. 26 DNA window TCAATTGCTTGGTGACCAGGAGATGCCTTTATGAAGTTGCAGTGGACCCGTGTGGCATGTGCCGCCTTGACCGTAGCCGCACTGGGCGGCGCTTTGAGTGGCTGCGTTGCCTTGGTGGGCGGCGGTGCTGCCGTGGCAGGCATGTCGGCGGTTGACCGCCGCACAACAGGCACGCAGGTGGAAGATCAGGGTATCGAGCTGCGTGCAGGCAACCGGGTGAGTGAGGTGATGGGTGACAAGGCCCGTGTCAGCGTCACCAGTTACAACCGCATGGTGCTGCTGACGGGGCAGGCTGGCAACGCGACGGACAAGGCCGCGATGGAAAAATTGGTGCGCGAGCAAGCCACCGTGCGTCAGGTCTATAACGAGATTGAAGTCGTTCCGTTCACGGCCACGCTGGGCCAGCGCTCCAAGGACACCATGATTACCGGCCAGGTCAAGGCCAGTCTGGTCAATGCCAAGGACATTACCTCATCAGCCATCAAGGTCGTGACCGAGAACAATGTGGTCTACCTCATGGGTATCGTCACCCCACGTGAATCCAAGCGTGCCGCTGAGATTGCCCGTGGTGTCAATGACGTCACCAAGGTAGTGCGACTCTTTGAAGTTATCTCTGAAGACGAGCTGGCATCCATGACGCCCAATGCGGCTCCCGTGACCGAGGACAAGGCCAGCGTCAATTGATGCGCTTTGGCCTTCAATCAAAAAGCCGGATCTGAGTCCGGCTTTTTTCATGGAGAGAATGGCTTATCGCAGACGCTGAATCAGGCTCGATGTATCCCAGCGGCTGCCGCCCATGGCCTGTACATCGGCATAAAACTGATCCACCAGCGCTGTGACGGGCAGGCGGGCGCCGTTGCGCTGAGCTTCTTGCAGTACCAGGCCCAGATCCTTGCGCATCCAGTCCACGGCAAAGCCAAAGTCAAACTTGCCCACGGCCATGGTCTTGCCGCGGTTGTCCAGCTGCCAGCTCTGAGCGGCCCCCTTGCCGATGACATCCAGCACCTTCTCCACGTCGAGATCGGCGCGCAGGCCGAAGGCAATGGCTTCAGACAGGGCCTGCACTAGGCCGGCCACGCAGATCTGATTGACCATCTTGGTCAGCTGGCCGCTGCCGCATTCACCCATATAGGTAAAGGCGCGCGAGAATGCATCGGCCATGGGTATGACCTGATCAAACACCATCTGATCGCCGCCGCACATGACGGTGAGCTGGCCGTTGACGGCTCCAGCCTGACCGCCCGAGACCGGTGCATCGATGAAGTGAAGGCCGTGCTTTTGCGCTTCGGCATACAACTCGCGTGCAACCTGGGCTGAGGCAGTGGTGTGGTCTACAAAGATGGCACCGGGCTCCATGCCCGCAAAAGCGCCATCGTCGCCCAGCACAATGGCGCGCAGGTCATCGTCATTGCCTACGCAGCAAAACACCATGCGTGCGCCCTTGACGGCTTCGCGTGGCGTTGAGGCCTGATGGCCGCTGGGGAATTCCTCGGCCCAGGCCTGGGCCTTGGAAGCTGTGCGGTTGTAGGCTGTGACTTGATGACCCGCCATGGCCAGATGCCCTGCCATGGGGTAGCCCATGGTGCCCAGGCCCAGAAATGCAACCTTGGTGGAGGGCGATGGCTTGTAGCTGCGGGAAGTGATGGAGGCGGTCATGAGAAGTCCTTGAATACTTGGCTGCTGAGAAAACCAGTTGCCCATCGTACTGTGCGCAGGCTTGAAGTCGGGCTTGGACCGCAAGGGTCGCCCTGCGGCTGTCCTGATGCGCGTAGCGCCTCAGGGAGTTACACAATCGTCAAGTGCTCGGTACCTGCCGCCAGATCCAGCGTGCGGGCGCGCTGGCTGTTGAGTTTGATCTGCAGGCGCAAATCGTTGACCGAGTCAGCATTGCGCAGCGCATCTTCGTAGGTGACGAGATTGGCCTCAAACAGGTCAAACAGCGCCTGGTCAAAGGTCTGCATGCCGATGTTGCGGCTTTTCTTCATGATTTCTTTGATCTCTGCGACCTCGCCCTTGAAGATCAGGTCGGCAATCAGCGGCGAGTTGAGCATCACTTCAATCGCGGCTACCCGGCCTTTGCTGTCCTGCTTGGGGAGCAGGCGCTGGGAGACCAGTGCGCGAAGGTTCAGCGACAAATCCATCAGCAGCTGCGGGCGGCGCTCTTCAGGGAAGAAGTTGACGATACGGTCCAGTGCCTGGTTGGCGCTGTTGGCGTGCAGCGTGGCAAGGCACAAGTGACCGGTTTCGGCAAAGGCCACGGCATGCTCCATGGTCTCACGGTCACGAATTTCGCCCATCAGAATCACGTCGGGGGCCTGGCGCAGCGTGTTCTTCAGCGCAGCTTCCCAGCTCTCGGTATCCAGTCCCACTTCGCGCTGGGTGACTACGCAGTTCTTGTGCGGGTGCACAAATTCCACGGGATCTTCGATCGTGATGATGTGGCCAAAGGAGTTCTCATTGCGCCAGTCCACCATGGCAGCCAGCGTGGTGGATTTACCAGAGCCCGTCGCGCCAACCATGATGCACAGGCCGCGCTTGGTCATGGTCACTTCCTTGAGCACCTGCGGCACGCCCAGTCCATCAATCGTTGGCAGGGTGGTGGGAATGGTACGCAGCACCATGCCAATCTTGCCCTGCTGCACAAAGGCGTTGACACGAAAGCGCCCTACGCCAGCTGGCGAGATAGCGAAGTTGCACTCCTTGGTGTGCTCGAAGTCCGCCACCTGCTTGTCACTCATGATGGAGCGAGCCAGAGCCAAAGTGTGCAACTGCGTCAGTGGCTGGGGCGAGACTTTGGTGACCTTGCCATCAATCTTGATGGCGGGCGGAAACTCTGCCGTGATGAACAGGTCACTGCCGTTGCGGCTGACCATGAGCTTGAGCAGATCGTTGATGAATTTACTGGCCTGATCGCGTTCCATGATCACTCCTTGTGCAGTGGCCAACAGCAAGGGCCACTCTAAAAACTGGCGCGGCCCGGACGAGAAACACCGAGCAAGGGCCGCCCCGCCGCGAAGGTGTTGTCCCCCTCAGGGGGACGCGGCAACGCCGCTCAGGGGGAGCCTTATCCAGGAAAATTCTCTGGAATCTTCGCCTTGCTGCGTGCCTCGGCTGGGCTGATCAG harbors:
- a CDS encoding NAD(P)-dependent oxidoreductase produces the protein MTASITSRSYKPSPSTKVAFLGLGTMGYPMAGHLAMAGHQVTAYNRTASKAQAWAEEFPSGHQASTPREAVKGARMVFCCVGNDDDLRAIVLGDDGAFAGMEPGAIFVDHTTASAQVARELYAEAQKHGLHFIDAPVSGGQAGAVNGQLTVMCGGDQMVFDQVIPMADAFSRAFTYMGECGSGQLTKMVNQICVAGLVQALSEAIAFGLRADLDVEKVLDVIGKGAAQSWQLDNRGKTMAVGKFDFGFAVDWMRKDLGLVLQEAQRNGARLPVTALVDQFYADVQAMGGSRWDTSSLIQRLR
- a CDS encoding PilT/PilU family type 4a pilus ATPase; its protein translation is MERDQASKFINDLLKLMVSRNGSDLFITAEFPPAIKIDGKVTKVSPQPLTQLHTLALARSIMSDKQVADFEHTKECNFAISPAGVGRFRVNAFVQQGKIGMVLRTIPTTLPTIDGLGVPQVLKEVTMTKRGLCIMVGATGSGKSTTLAAMVDWRNENSFGHIITIEDPVEFVHPHKNCVVTQREVGLDTESWEAALKNTLRQAPDVILMGEIRDRETMEHAVAFAETGHLCLATLHANSANQALDRIVNFFPEERRPQLLMDLSLNLRALVSQRLLPKQDSKGRVAAIEVMLNSPLIADLIFKGEVAEIKEIMKKSRNIGMQTFDQALFDLFEANLVTYEDALRNADSVNDLRLQIKLNSQRARTLDLAAGTEHLTIV
- a CDS encoding BON domain-containing protein gives rise to the protein MKLQWTRVACAALTVAALGGALSGCVALVGGGAAVAGMSAVDRRTTGTQVEDQGIELRAGNRVSEVMGDKARVSVTSYNRMVLLTGQAGNATDKAAMEKLVREQATVRQVYNEIEVVPFTATLGQRSKDTMITGQVKASLVNAKDITSSAIKVVTENNVVYLMGIVTPRESKRAAEIARGVNDVTKVVRLFEVISEDELASMTPNAAPVTEDKASVN